From the Planktothricoides raciborskii GIHE-MW2 genome, the window GTCATCGATAGATTTTACCGGGTTGAGCAGATAACATAAAAATAGTGCTTGGTTTTATATTAAGTTTTATCACTAATTTTTGCATTTTTTTGCATTATAGTAGTTTGGCGGTGCAGGATGCGACCTCACCCATCGTTATTTATCACACTTGGCACATAGCAACCATGTCTTCCGATCCATCCCAACTATCTTGGTTATATCGTGGCACCGAGGAAATTTTTCCCCATCGCCCTGATTCTGATGACAAAAATGAGAATTTACTGGCACGCTTGGCTAAATCGGAGCGTCCTTTGCGGGTTAAGTTGGGGATTGACCCTACTGGGGCAGATCTACATCTCGGTCATAGTATTCCCGTGCGTAAGTTACGAGCGTTTCAGGATGCGGGTCATACAGCAGTTTTGATTATTGGCGATTTTACCGCGCAAATTGGCGATCCGACTGGTAAATCAGAAGTCCGCCGTCAGTTGACTGCTGCCGAGGTGAAACAAAATGCTCAGACCTATTTAGATCAAGTTCGTTCTATTTTAGATTTTGATACTCCCGGACGGATAGAAATTCGCTACAACTCGGAATGGTTGTCTAAGCTAGACTTGGCAAAAATCCAAGAGTTATTATCCACGATGACTGTGGGTCAGATGTTAGCCAAAGAAGGTTTTGCCCTGCGCTACGAGCAAGGGACGCCGATTTATTTGCATGAGTTTCTCTATCCGTTGATGCAAGGTTATGATTCTGTGGCGGTACAGTCCGATGTGGAGTTGGGGGGAACTGACCAAAAGTTTAATATTGCTGTGGGTCGAGATTTACAACGCTATTTTGGTCAAACCCCTCAGTTTGGGATGCTGATGCCGATTTTAATCGGGACTGATGGGACTCAGAAGATGTCCAAGTCTTTGAATAATTATGTGGGAATGTCGGAAGACCCCTTGACTATGTATTCCAAACTGGAAAAGACCCCTGATGCTTTGGTGCGGCAGTATTTTGAATTGTTGACTAATTTGCCTTTGGATCGGTTGCCCGAAAATCCGCGAGAGTGTCAAAAGTTGCTGGCCATTGATGTGGTGTCTCAGTACCATAGCCCCGAAGCTGCCCAAGAAGCCCAAAAGTCGGCGCAAACTTTGGTGCAAGGGGATGCGAAGCAAGCGGATGCGGTGCCAGAGTTTTCTTTAAGCGGGGTGAATTTTCCTGCGCCTCTTTACTATTTGATTAGTGCGACGGGGTTATGTAAGACTTCTTCGGATGCCCGAAGACAGGTGCAAGGGGGGGCGGTGCGTTTGGATGGCGATCGCATTGATGATGTGAATATGTCCTACGAGTCTCCCACGGAACTAGACGGTAAAGTCTTGCAAGTTGGCAAGAAAAAATTTATTCGACTGGTCAAATAATTGTCAAATTATATTGTCATTCCCGCGAAGGCGGAAACAAAAACTAATCACCACTAACCCAAAATGCTCACTGCCGATCGCATTATTGTTCCTTTAGATGTACCCACCTTCGCTGCGGCGATCGCCCTGGTGGAAACCTTGCCCGATGTCAGTTTTTGGAAAGTTGGGCTAGAACTCTTTGTCAGCAGTGGCCCGGAGATTCTGGCGGAACTGAAACAACGACAAAAACGCATTTTTCTCGATTTAAAGTTTCACGATATCCCAAATACGGTGGCGGGGGCTTGCCGTTCCGCCGCCCAGTATGGCGTAGACTTACTCACCATTCATGCCACCGCTGGTCGCCGAGCCCTCCAAGATGCTCAAGCTGCTTTATCAGAACCCCCCCTAAATTCCCCCCCTTTTGAAGGGGGGGCAGGGGGGGTTCAGCCACCAAAACTCATCGCCATTACTCTACTGACCAGCCTAAGCTCGCGGGATTTAGCTTTTGATCTAAAAGTGCCGGTGGAGTTACCACAATTTACTCTGGAAATGGCGCTGATGGCTAAAGAATGCGGGTTAGCCGGTGCAGTCTGTTCTCCCCATGAAGCGAAACAAATCAAACAACTGTGCGGTCAGGATTTTCTGTTGGTTTGCCCTGGGGTCAGACCGCACACCATCTCAGTTACGGGAGATCAAAAACGGACAATGACTCCCGCAGATGCCATTAAATCCGGTGCGGATTATTTGGTGATTGGCCGACCGATTACGGCTGCGGAGGATCCGGTGGCGGCCTTTGCCCGCATTTGTGAGGAACTTGGCACTTAGAAATGGAGAAAAAAGCGATTCCCTGCGGGATAGCTCCGCTTCACGCCTCTTTAAAAGTAGGGGCGAACGGCTGTTCGCCCCTACCCGCCCCCTTATCAGTTGGCTTACTGGTTGTTTGCCTGCTGTTGTTTGAGATGTTATTACCACCAGGAACGAAAGATCCCCGGCTTTTTCCACAAGCCGGGGATCTGTTTAACGGTTTATTCTCTTTAAGGGCGAATGCATCGATTCCTG encodes:
- the pyrF gene encoding orotidine-5'-phosphate decarboxylase; translation: MLTADRIIVPLDVPTFAAAIALVETLPDVSFWKVGLELFVSSGPEILAELKQRQKRIFLDLKFHDIPNTVAGACRSAAQYGVDLLTIHATAGRRALQDAQAALSEPPLNSPPFEGGAGGVQPPKLIAITLLTSLSSRDLAFDLKVPVELPQFTLEMALMAKECGLAGAVCSPHEAKQIKQLCGQDFLLVCPGVRPHTISVTGDQKRTMTPADAIKSGADYLVIGRPITAAEDPVAAFARICEELGT
- the tyrS gene encoding tyrosine--tRNA ligase, with translation MSSDPSQLSWLYRGTEEIFPHRPDSDDKNENLLARLAKSERPLRVKLGIDPTGADLHLGHSIPVRKLRAFQDAGHTAVLIIGDFTAQIGDPTGKSEVRRQLTAAEVKQNAQTYLDQVRSILDFDTPGRIEIRYNSEWLSKLDLAKIQELLSTMTVGQMLAKEGFALRYEQGTPIYLHEFLYPLMQGYDSVAVQSDVELGGTDQKFNIAVGRDLQRYFGQTPQFGMLMPILIGTDGTQKMSKSLNNYVGMSEDPLTMYSKLEKTPDALVRQYFELLTNLPLDRLPENPRECQKLLAIDVVSQYHSPEAAQEAQKSAQTLVQGDAKQADAVPEFSLSGVNFPAPLYYLISATGLCKTSSDARRQVQGGAVRLDGDRIDDVNMSYESPTELDGKVLQVGKKKFIRLVK